CAAGAATGCGAGTGACACCGGGCCCTCGTCCTGCTGCGCGCGGCGGCGCGCCCTCACTAGCGACGCGACCCGCTCGAACGGCTCGGCCCAGCGCGAATCGCGTGCGCCGTGGCCGAGCAAAATTAATCCGCTACTTGATGCTGACATGACGATACTCTTAGTCGATCACGTACCGCGCCGGCACGATGATGCTATCGAGATGACACCGGCGCGGGCGTCAGTGGCGATCGGCCCAGCGCAGCGCGAATAATCCCAACGCAAGATAGATCAGGCCGGGTGTTGCGGCGGTCAACGGCGCGGGCCAGGTGTTGAGTGTGCCGATGTGCGAGAACAGCGTGTTGAACAACTGGAAGCTCATGCCAAGCATGATGCCGCCGAATACCTTGACGCCGACGACGCCCGCACGCGTATGCAGGTAGGCAAACGGCAGCGACAGCACCAGCATTACCAATACGGCGAACGGATAGAGCACCTTGCGCCACAGCGCAATCACATAGCGTTGCGCATCCTGGTGATTCTCGCGCAAATGCTGCACGTACGAAAACAGGTTGGTCATCGACATCCGGTCCGGCGCGACCAGCAATACCGACAGGATCTGCGGGGTCAGCTCGGAGCGCATCGGGTACTCCGGCATCGAGACCTGCGCGGACTTATACACGGGATTGAGCACGTCCTTGGCTGTCGCGGCGGCTGGCGCCACATCATGCAGCTGCGTTTCCGTCACGCCCTTGAGCAGCCACTGGCCCGGCCGCATGTAGCGGCCGCTCTGCGCCGTGCGCACGTCCGCAAGACGGAATTGTGAATCGAATTCATAGATCCGCACGTTCGAAATGGTCGCGTCCGGCTTCAGTTCTCCCACGTTCACGAACCGCGTGACCTGTGCGGTGGCGCCATTGCCCGGCACTGTATCCTTGACCCACACGCCCGATTGGAAATTGCTTGATACCGACGAGCCGAGCGCCTCTAGGCGCACGCGCTCGGACAACTGGTCGGTGTAGGGGCCGATGATTTCGCCGATCACGAAGGTCAGCACGACGATCGGCACGCCGATTTTCAGCAATGAGCCGAGCGCGCGATGCGTGGACAGCCCTGAGACGCGAAAAATCGTGAATTCGGAACTGGCCGCCATCTGCGCGAACACGTAGATGGCGCTGATCAGTGCGGCGACCGGGATGATCTCGTAGAACCGCGACGGCGTCTGCAGCATCACGCGCAGCACCGCATAGCTGAACTTGTAGTTGCCGTGCCCGACGGCGTTCAGTTCGCTGATCAGGTCGAAGAAGAAAAACAACCCTGAGAACGCGAACAGGATGAATGCAAAGGTTAGGTAGACCTGCTTGGCAAGGTACCTTTCGTAGAGGCGCATCGTTCAGCCTCCGGATGCCGCGCGCAGCGCCGGGCGCCGCAGCAGCGGACGGTTGCGCACGCGCAACCAGAATACGAAGACGACGATTGCCGAGACGATCACGTGCAGTCCCAGCAGCCCGGGCACGAACGCGACCTTGCCTTGCTCGATCCAGGCCTGAACCAGGTTCATCAGGTTCGAATACGTTAGGTAGATAAGCACTGCGAGCACCAGATTGATTGTGCGGCCGCGCCGCGGGTTCTGGTACGCGAGTGGAATGGCCAGCAGCATCAGGTTCAGCGCAGTCAACGGCAGGCCGGCCCGCCACGCGAACTCGGCCAGATGGGTAGGGTTGGGCTCGCGCAGCAGCGTGGCCGTCGGCAGGCTGGTGGTCGTCGGCCGGTTCACCAGTTGTCGGCTTTGGATCTTCACCCCGTAGCGCGCGAATTCCATGATGCGGAAATCGGGTTTGCCCGGCTCGCCATCGTAGCGGCGTCCGTTCTCCAACACGACGAAGCGGTCGCCATTCGGGTGGATTTCCGTATGGCCGGTCTTGGAGACAACGACGTTGACTTTGCCGTTTTCCGTGCTCGTCACAAATACGTTTTCGACGCGTCCTTGATCGGGACTCATCTTCTCGATGAAGAACACCCGATGGTTCGCGGCGGATTCGCGAAATTGGCCGGGCGCGAGCAGCGACACCTCGTCGCGCTGCTGAAAGCGCTCGCGGATCAGCTTGCTTTGCTCGTTCGCCCACGGCCAGCCGACGAAGGCAAAAAAGGCGATCAGCACGACGATCGGCGCGGCAAACGTGGCGATCGGCTTGATCAGCCGGGTCAGGCTCACGCCGCACGAAAGCCAGACCACCATCTCGGAGTCGCGGTACCAGCGCGTGAGCACGAACAGGATTGACACGAACAGCGTCGCAATCAGCATCACCGCCACATAGCTGATCATCGTCAAGCCGATCAGCACGACGACATCGCGGGGATCGATCTGGCCCGAGGCGGCAAAGCCGACGATGCGGATCATCATCGTCGTCAGCACGAGGGTGAGCAGCACGAGGAAAACCGCGCCGGCCGTATAGGCGAGTTCGCGCTGCAAGGAGCGTTCAAGAATCATCTGGTCACATCATGTTCGTGTCCCGGCTGCCGGCTTGGACCACGATGGCGAGTCGGGATTCACCGCCCGTCCACGACGGGCGTTTGCACGCGCGTGACGCACGTGGACCGGTCCATCGAAGGAGGAGATCCGGCGCCAGCCACGCCGCGGCAGGAAAAATAGCGGATAATTGCGGCTTGGTTTGACTAACAGCCCAGGATTCTAGCCAAGGACGAGCGCGATGGACTTTAGCACAAAAGCTTGTGATTGGAACAAAGCCGCGGACAGCGCGTTGCTGAACGCAAAGTCGGATTGCATCGTGGTCGGCGTATTCGATGCGCGGACGCTGTCCGGCGCCGCACAAAAGCTTGATGCCGCGACCCAGGGGCTGGTCAGCCGCCTGGTCAAGAGCGGTGACCTGGATGGCAAGGCCGGCTCGACGCTGATGCTGCATGCAGTGGCCGGCATTGGCGCGTCGCGCGTGTTGCTAGTGAGCCTAGGCAAGCAGGACGCGCTGGGCCCGAAGACGTTCACCGATGCGGCGCGCGCGGCGTGGCGTGCAGTGTTGGCCACGCGCGCGGTGAGCGTGACATGGGCGCTCGCGCAGGTGGCGGTCAACGACCGTGAGGCCAGCTGGAGCGCGCGTGTGAGCGCGTTGACGCTGCGCGAGCTGACCTATCAATACACGCAGACTAAGTCCAAGTCGGCGACCGACGCGGCCCATGGCGGCGCAGTGAAGAAGGTGATCGTGGTGGTGGACCCGGCACACGAGAAGGCGGCGCGCGTCGCGTTGAAGCAGGGCGTGGCGATCGCTAATGGCATGGATTTGACCCGTGAACTGGGCAACCTGCCCAGCAATATTTGCACGCCAACGTACCTGGCCGGTGTCGCGAAACAACTGGCGAAGGACTGGAAGCTAAAGGTTGAGGTGCTGGGCCAGAAGCGGATCGAGGCGCTGAAGATGGGCGCGTTTCTGTCGGTCGCCAAGGGCTCGGCGCAGCCGCCGCAGTTCATCGTGCTGCAGCACCATGGCGCTGGGGCGAAGCAGGCGCCGGTGGTGCTGGTCGGCAAGGGCATCACATTCGACTCGGGCGGCATCTCGATCAAGCCGGGTGAAGGCATGGACGAGATGAAATACGACATGTGCGGCGCCGGCTCGGTGCTCGGCACGTTCCGCGCGATCGCCGAGATGGGGCTGAAGCTGAACGTCGTCGGCCTAATCCCGACGTGCGAGAACATGCCCAGCGGCAGTGCGAACAAGCCGGGCGACATCGTGACCAGCCTGTCCGGCCAGACGATCGAGATCCTGAACACCGACGCCGAGGGACGGCTAATCCTGTGCGATGCGCTCACGTACGCGGAGCGCTTTAAGCCGGCTGCCGTGATTGACATCGCGACGCTGACGGGCGCCTGCGTGATCGCGCTGGGACACCATAATAGCGGCTTGTTCTCGAAGGATGACGCGTTGGCCGATGCGTTGCTCGCGGCCGGCCGTCACGCGTCGGATCTCGCGTGGCGGTTGCCGCTGGACGACGAATACCAGGAGCAGTTGAAGTCGAATTTCGCGGACATGGCCAACATTGGTGGGCGGCCAGCCGGCAGCGTAACGGCCGC
This sequence is a window from Mycetohabitans rhizoxinica HKI 454. Protein-coding genes within it:
- a CDS encoding leucyl aminopeptidase codes for the protein MDFSTKACDWNKAADSALLNAKSDCIVVGVFDARTLSGAAQKLDAATQGLVSRLVKSGDLDGKAGSTLMLHAVAGIGASRVLLVSLGKQDALGPKTFTDAARAAWRAVLATRAVSVTWALAQVAVNDREASWSARVSALTLRELTYQYTQTKSKSATDAAHGGAVKKVIVVVDPAHEKAARVALKQGVAIANGMDLTRELGNLPSNICTPTYLAGVAKQLAKDWKLKVEVLGQKRIEALKMGAFLSVAKGSAQPPQFIVLQHHGAGAKQAPVVLVGKGITFDSGGISIKPGEGMDEMKYDMCGAGSVLGTFRAIAEMGLKLNVVGLIPTCENMPSGSANKPGDIVTSLSGQTIEILNTDAEGRLILCDALTYAERFKPAAVIDIATLTGACVIALGHHNSGLFSKDDALADALLAAGRHASDLAWRLPLDDEYQEQLKSNFADMANIGGRPAGSVTAACFLARFAQAYPWAHLDIAGTAWKSGSAKGATGRPVPLLTQFLIDRAK
- the lptF gene encoding LPS export ABC transporter permease LptF, which produces MILERSLQRELAYTAGAVFLVLLTLVLTTMMIRIVGFAASGQIDPRDVVVLIGLTMISYVAVMLIATLFVSILFVLTRWYRDSEMVVWLSCGVSLTRLIKPIATFAAPIVVLIAFFAFVGWPWANEQSKLIRERFQQRDEVSLLAPGQFRESAANHRVFFIEKMSPDQGRVENVFVTSTENGKVNVVVSKTGHTEIHPNGDRFVVLENGRRYDGEPGKPDFRIMEFARYGVKIQSRQLVNRPTTTSLPTATLLREPNPTHLAEFAWRAGLPLTALNLMLLAIPLAYQNPRRGRTINLVLAVLIYLTYSNLMNLVQAWIEQGKVAFVPGLLGLHVIVSAIVVFVFWLRVRNRPLLRRPALRAASGG
- the lptG gene encoding LPS export ABC transporter permease LptG codes for the protein MRLYERYLAKQVYLTFAFILFAFSGLFFFFDLISELNAVGHGNYKFSYAVLRVMLQTPSRFYEIIPVAALISAIYVFAQMAASSEFTIFRVSGLSTHRALGSLLKIGVPIVVLTFVIGEIIGPYTDQLSERVRLEALGSSVSSNFQSGVWVKDTVPGNGATAQVTRFVNVGELKPDATISNVRIYEFDSQFRLADVRTAQSGRYMRPGQWLLKGVTETQLHDVAPAAATAKDVLNPVYKSAQVSMPEYPMRSELTPQILSVLLVAPDRMSMTNLFSYVQHLRENHQDAQRYVIALWRKVLYPFAVLVMLVLSLPFAYLHTRAGVVGVKVFGGIMLGMSFQLFNTLFSHIGTLNTWPAPLTAATPGLIYLALGLFALRWADRH